Proteins encoded within one genomic window of Pantanalinema sp.:
- a CDS encoding glycine C-acetyltransferase → MSYDPFGYLADELQDLKDRGLYRMPRVLEGMQQAEACFDHQEVVNLSSNNYLGLTTHPKLMKAAHEAIDRFGAGSGSVRTIAGTMSQHVELEAKIAAFKHTEAALVFQSGFTANSGTVSAVLGKEDVIVSDELNHASIIDGCRLSRAKIAVFKHKDVADLRRVLAEVEGNYRRTLVITDGVFSMDGDIAPLADIVEVAEQHKAIIMVDDAHSSGVLGHQGRGTVDHFGLHGRVHIQVGTLSKAIGCLGGYVAGSRTLIEYLILKARPFLFSTSHPPAVTAAALAAFDLLQEDPTLMERLWDNTRYFKAGLERLGFDTAGSETPITPVIVGDGARAMQFSDRLFANGVFAQGIGFPTVANDKSRVRTIVTAAHTREELDRALSVFEQVGTEMGIISQVGAR, encoded by the coding sequence ATGAGCTACGATCCCTTCGGCTACCTGGCCGACGAGCTGCAAGACCTCAAGGACCGGGGCCTGTACCGGATGCCCCGCGTGCTCGAGGGCATGCAGCAGGCGGAGGCCTGCTTCGATCACCAGGAGGTCGTCAACCTCAGCTCCAACAACTACCTGGGCCTGACCACCCACCCCAAGCTGATGAAGGCGGCCCACGAGGCCATCGACCGCTTCGGCGCGGGCTCGGGATCGGTGCGCACCATCGCGGGCACCATGAGCCAGCACGTGGAGCTCGAGGCCAAGATCGCGGCCTTCAAGCACACGGAGGCGGCCCTGGTCTTCCAGTCGGGCTTCACCGCCAACTCGGGAACCGTGTCGGCGGTGCTCGGCAAGGAGGACGTGATCGTCTCCGACGAGCTCAACCACGCGAGCATCATCGACGGTTGCCGCCTGAGCCGCGCCAAGATCGCCGTCTTCAAGCACAAGGACGTGGCGGACCTGCGCCGGGTGCTGGCTGAGGTCGAGGGCAACTACCGCCGCACCCTGGTCATCACCGATGGCGTCTTCTCGATGGACGGCGACATCGCCCCCCTGGCGGACATCGTCGAGGTCGCCGAGCAGCACAAGGCCATCATCATGGTCGATGACGCCCACTCGTCGGGCGTGCTGGGCCACCAGGGCCGCGGCACGGTCGATCACTTCGGGCTTCACGGCCGGGTCCACATCCAGGTGGGGACCCTCTCCAAGGCCATCGGCTGCCTCGGCGGCTACGTGGCGGGCTCGCGCACGCTGATCGAGTACCTGATCCTCAAGGCGCGCCCCTTCCTCTTCTCGACCTCCCACCCGCCCGCCGTCACGGCGGCGGCCCTGGCGGCCTTCGACCTCCTGCAGGAGGACCCCACCCTCATGGAGCGCCTCTGGGACAACACCCGCTACTTCAAGGCGGGTCTCGAGCGCCTGGGCTTCGACACCGCGGGCTCCGAGACGCCCATCACCCCGGTCATCGTGGGCGACGGGGCGCGCGCGATGCAGTTCTCGGATCGCCTCTTCGCCAACGGCGTCTTCGCGCAGGGGATCGGCTTCCCGACGGTCGCCAACGACAAGAGCCGCGTGCGCACCATCGTCACCGCCGCCCACACCCGCGAGGAGCTGGACCGGGCGCTTTCCGTGTTCGAGCAGGTCGGCACCGAGATGGGCATCATCTCCCAGGTCGGCGCGCGCTAG